A single window of Nicotiana sylvestris chromosome 5, ASM39365v2, whole genome shotgun sequence DNA harbors:
- the LOC104249629 gene encoding uncharacterized protein isoform X2, producing the protein MIPPSGTFTRKLCTTLFRYLPPTRKTPRNFQTSRAHSSRNFHSLNSHPTAIHTLIRPISIISITRQSTTVARGRRRSSIAGVSTMANGGGNGDGEGSVTFQLTPSSLLKIQKGDITQWSVDGSSDAIVNPANERMLGGGGADGAIHRAAGPELRDACYKVPEVRPGVRCPTGEARITPGFRLPASHVIHTVGPIYDAVPNPKAYLTNSYRNSLRVAKENNIQYIAFPAISCGVFGYPFDEAATVAISTVKEFGSGLKEVHFVLFSDEIYDAWLKAANELLQN; encoded by the exons ATGATTCCACCTTCAGGAACTTTCACTCGCAAACTATGTACAACCCTCTTCCGCTATCTCCCACCTACCCGTAAAACCCCTCGAAACTTCCAAACCTCACGCGCTCACTCTTCCAGAAACTTCCACTCACTAAACTCTCACCCTACTGCAATTCACACTCTCATCAGGCCCATTTCCATCATTTCCATTACTCGACAGTCTACAACCGTCGCGCGCGGCAGACGAAGATCGAGTATCGCCGGCGTTTCAACCATGGCCAACGGCGGAGGTAACGGTGACGGTGAAGGTTCCGTTACGTTTCAGTTAACTCCGTCGAGCTTGTTGAAGATTCAAAAAGGTGATATCACTCAGTGGTCCGTAGACGGATCCTCTGACGCTATT GTCAATCCTGCCAATGAGCGAATGCTGGGTGGTGGTGGTGCTGATGGAG CCATACATCGAGCTGCTGGCCCAGAATTACGAGATGCATGCTACAAAGTCCCAGAGGTACGTCCTGGAGTTCGCTGCCCAACAGGAGAAGCAAGGATTACACC AGGTTTTAGATTGCCAGCTTCTCATGTAATCCACACTGTTGGACCAATATATGATGCTGTCCCAAATCCTAAAGCTTATTTGACAAATTCATATAG AAATAGCCTGCGTGTGGCAAAAGAGAACAACATTCAGTATATTGCTTTTCCTGCCATATCATGTGGGGTCTTCGG ATATCCTTTTGATGAAGCTGCCACTGTGGCTATATCTACTGTCAAAGAATTTGGCAGTGGCCTCAAAGAG GTACACTTTGTGCTGTTTTCAGATGAAATTTATGATGCATGGTTGAAGGCAGCGAATGAACTGTTGCAGAATTGA
- the LOC104249629 gene encoding uncharacterized protein isoform X1, with product MIPPSGTFTRKLCTTLFRYLPPTRKTPRNFQTSRAHSSRNFHSLNSHPTAIHTLIRPISIISITRQSTTVARGRRRSSIAGVSTMANGGGNGDGEGSVTFQLTPSSLLKIQKGDITQWSVDGSSDAIVNPANERMLGGGGADGAIHRAAGPELRDACYKVPEVRPGVRCPTGEARITPGFRLPASHVIHTVGPIYDAVPNPKAYLTNSYRNSLRVAKENNIQYIAFPAISCGVFGYPFDEAATVAISTVKEFGSGLKESCGFLQSMFCFSSSPQSTIHKQVHFVLFSDEIYDAWLKAANELLQN from the exons ATGATTCCACCTTCAGGAACTTTCACTCGCAAACTATGTACAACCCTCTTCCGCTATCTCCCACCTACCCGTAAAACCCCTCGAAACTTCCAAACCTCACGCGCTCACTCTTCCAGAAACTTCCACTCACTAAACTCTCACCCTACTGCAATTCACACTCTCATCAGGCCCATTTCCATCATTTCCATTACTCGACAGTCTACAACCGTCGCGCGCGGCAGACGAAGATCGAGTATCGCCGGCGTTTCAACCATGGCCAACGGCGGAGGTAACGGTGACGGTGAAGGTTCCGTTACGTTTCAGTTAACTCCGTCGAGCTTGTTGAAGATTCAAAAAGGTGATATCACTCAGTGGTCCGTAGACGGATCCTCTGACGCTATT GTCAATCCTGCCAATGAGCGAATGCTGGGTGGTGGTGGTGCTGATGGAG CCATACATCGAGCTGCTGGCCCAGAATTACGAGATGCATGCTACAAAGTCCCAGAGGTACGTCCTGGAGTTCGCTGCCCAACAGGAGAAGCAAGGATTACACC AGGTTTTAGATTGCCAGCTTCTCATGTAATCCACACTGTTGGACCAATATATGATGCTGTCCCAAATCCTAAAGCTTATTTGACAAATTCATATAG AAATAGCCTGCGTGTGGCAAAAGAGAACAACATTCAGTATATTGCTTTTCCTGCCATATCATGTGGGGTCTTCGG ATATCCTTTTGATGAAGCTGCCACTGTGGCTATATCTACTGTCAAAGAATTTGGCAGTGGCCTCAAAGAG AGTTGCGGCTTCCTTCAAAGCATGTTCTGTTTCTCTTCTTCCCCACAGTCCACCATACACAAACAG GTACACTTTGTGCTGTTTTCAGATGAAATTTATGATGCATGGTTGAAGGCAGCGAATGAACTGTTGCAGAATTGA